A window of Vogesella indigofera genomic DNA:
ACGATCTCGTCGCGGATGCGGTCGTTGGAGGCGTGCAGGCTGACGGCCAGCGCCACCGGACAGGCTTCTTTCAGGCGGTCCATCTGCGGCACCATGCCGGAGGTCGACACCGTCACCCGGCGCCGGCTCAGGCCGTAGCCGTGATCGTCGAGCATGATCTGCAGCGCCGACACCACGTTGTCGAAGTTGGCCAGCGGCTCGCCCATGCCCATCATCACCACGTTGGACACCACGCGTTCGTTCTTCGGCGTCACGCCCATCGCCTTGTTCGCCCACCACAGCTGGCCGATGATCTCGGCGGTACTGAGGTTGCGGTTGAAGCCCTGGCGGCCGGTGGAGCAGAAGGTACACTCCAGCGCACAGCCGACCTGAGATGATATGCACAAGGTGCCGCGGTCATCCTCGGGGATGAATACGGTTTCGACGCCGTTGCCGGTGCCGACGTCGAGCAGCCACTTGCGGGTACCATCTTCCGATTCCTGCGACACCATCAGATCGGGCACACCGACAATGGCGCAATCGTGCAGCTTGGCACGCAGGCTCTTGGCGATGTCGGTCATGGCGTCGAAGTCGGCTTCGCCCATCTGGTGCATCCAGCGCATGATCTGCTTGGCGCGGAACGGCTTTTCGCCCATCGCGGCAAAGTGGTCGGTGAGCTGGGGAAGGTTGAAGTCGAGCAGGTTGGTCTTCATGTCAATCTCTGGAAATGGCGGCCGCCACAGGCAGCCGCCGGGTACAACTTAGCGTGCACAGATCTCGGTTGCGGCGAAGAAGTAGGCTACTTCGATCGCGGCGTTTTCGAGGCTGTCGGAGCCGTGAACGGCGTTGGCATCGATGGAATCAGCGAAATCGGCACGGATGGTACCGGCTTCGGCTTTCTTCGGATCGGTCGCGCCCATCAGTTCGCGGTTTTTCAGGACGGCGTTTTCGCCTTCCAGCGCCTGGATCATCACCGGACCGGAGATCATGAAGCTCACCAGGTCGTTGAAGAAAGGACGCTCTTTGTGCACGGCGTAGAAGCCTTCGGCTTCGGCGCGCGACAGTTGCTTCAGCTTGGCGGCCACGACTTTCAGGCCAGCGGATTCAAAACGGTCGTAGATCTTGCCGATAACGTTCTTGGCGACTGCGTCTGGCTTGATGATGGACAGCGTACGTTCGATTGCCATATAAATTCTCCCTGTTTACAAGCGAAATGGTTACACTTGCCAAGCTATTTTCAAGCTTGACGGGTTACCCAATTTTGAGGAACCCGGTATTTTACCAGTGTTCACCAGCGTTTGCTGCACAGAATGTAAACCGAGATGAATCCAACGCCACAAGAGCGCGCCCCCGGCGGCGACAGCGGGCTATCGCCCCAGATCAAGAAACGGATTGCGATTGCCAGCGGCCTGGTTCTGGTGGCACTGGCGGCGATACCGATCATCGACAGTTTCAATCCGCCGGCAACACCGCCGACCCCGGCCAGCACCCCGATCAGCTCCGGCCGCATCATCCAGAAAGACAGCAGCGACAGCGCCTCGCTGAGCCTCAGCGCCATCGACAGCAGCGCGCCGCTGGACGCCAGTGCCGCCGTCAGCGCCAGTGCGCCCGCCGGCAGCTCGCCGCTGGCACCGGCGCCCGGCAGCCCGGCCGGCGTCACCACCCTCACCCCACCGCAGATCCAGACGCCCCAGCCGCGCACGCCGGCCGTCGCCAACAGCAAGGCACTACCGGACAGCACCGCCAAGAGCAGTAGCACAACCGCGCCACCGCGTAGCGAGCCGCCACGCCGCGACAGCACCGTGCCGGTACCGGGCATCGCCACCGCGCCGCCCCCTGCGCCCGCCATCCGCGTGCCACTTGCCGAAAAACCGCCCGTGCCGCTACGCCTGCCGACCCCCAGCATCGCCCCGCAAGGCAGCTCCTTCGGCTACCAGGTGCAGCTGGGCCTGTTCTCCAGCCCGGACAATGCCGAGAAGCTGGTGGCGGACCTGAAAAAGCGCGGCATCACCGCGCGCACCGAAACCCGCGTCCAGCTGGGCCCGTTCCGTACCCGTGCCGAGGCAGAAGAGGCAATGCAGCGCTTGCGCGCCCTCGGCTACCAGCCGCTGTTGATTCCGGCCGGTCAGCGCTAAGCTCTTGCTCGCGAGCGCGTGAACCTGCGCTAAACACCTCCCGTAACGCAAAAAGGTTGGCCGCAACACTGCGGCCAACCTTTTTTCATGGCGCACGGCGAGCGCGGCTCAGGTCTCGGTAATGCCGTCGGCGATCTTGAAGTCGTCCACCAGGTGCGGCAGTTCCAGATAGGTGCGCGACTGCATCTCGGTGAGGCGGCTGGCGGTACGGAAAAACTCGCTGGCCTGCGGCCCCTCGGTATAGATCAGCTCCGGCGCCACCGCGCTGGACGCCACCAGCTTGACGCGATGGTCGTAAAACACGTCCACCAGCCAGGTAAACCGCCGCGCCATCGACGCGTCGCGCACCGCCAGCTGCGGAATGCCGGACACGAACACGGTGTGGTATTCGCTGGCAATCTCCAGATAGTCGGTCTGCGCCCGCGGCCCGTCGCAGATGGCGCGGAAATCGAACCAGATCACCCCCGGCGCATGGCGCTTGAGCGGGATGTCGCGCCCCAGCACCGTCAGCGCGAGCTCCAGCTCGCCGGCGGCGCCGGCCAGCCGCTCGAACATGTCCTGCATCTTTGCCTCGGCGTCGGCATCGGCCGGCACGTGGAACAGTGGCTCGCGCGTCAACTCGCGCAGGCGGTAGTCGTTGCCGCCATCGACGTTGATCACCTCCAGGTGCTGCTGCAGCAAGGCGATGGTGGGCAGGAAGTTGCTGCGCATCAGGCCGTTCGGATACAGCTTGTCCGGCGGGTAGTTGGAAGTCATCACGCAGATGATGCCCTGCTCGAACAGGGCGGCGAACAGGCGGCCGAGGATCATGGCGTCGGCGATGTCGCTGACGTGGAACTCGTCAAAGCACAGCAGGCGCACGTCGCGGGCAATGCGTGCCGCCACCGTTTTCAGCGGGTCGGCCTCGTTCGACACCGTGCGCAGCTGCTTGTGGATTTCCGCCATGAAGTGGTGGAAGTGCACACGGCGCTTGCGGTTGTAGGGCACGCAGCCGAAGAAGGCGTCCATCAGGAAGCTCTTGCCGCGGCCGACGCCACCCCAGAAATACAGGCCGCGCGGCACCTCCGGCTTGCGCAGGCTGCGGCCGAGGAAGCGGTTGCGCTTGTCCTTGAACTCCACCAGCGTCTGCCACAGCTCGTCCAGCCGCTCGATGGCGGCGGCCTGGGCCGCGTCGTGAATAAAGCCCGGCTGCTGGCTGGCCGCCTGGTACCAGGTTTTGGGGCTCATCGAGCCGTCGCTCGGCGGCGAAAAAACGTGTTGGGACATAATCGCTTCGGTTCGGGGTTGGCCGCAGCGTGCGGCCAACGTTGACTCAGGAAAACAGGCCGGTGGACAGGTAGCGGTCGCCGCGGTCGCAGACGATGGACACGATCACCGCGTTCTCCAGCTGCTGGTTCAGGCGCAGTGCCACCGCCAGCGCGCCGCCGGACGACGGCCCGGCGAGGATGCCCTCCTCGCGCGCCAGCTGGCGCGCGGTGTCTTCCGCGGTCTGCTGGTCGACCAGCAGCAGCTCGTCGATCCGCGAGAAATCGCAGATCTTGGGCAGGTATTCATCTTCCCACTTGCGGATGCCGGGGATCTGGCTGCCGCTTTGCGGCTGCACGCCGATGATGCGGATCGCCGGATTCTGCTGCTTGAGGTAGGCGCTGGTGCCCATGATGGTGCCGGTGGTGCCCATGCTGGACACGAAGTGGGTGACCGTGCCGGCGGTATCGCGCCAGATCTCCGGCCCGGTACCTTCAAGGTGCGACAGCGGATTGTCCGGGTTGCCGAACTGGTCGAGGATGCGGCCGACGCCCAGCGCTTCCATGCGCCGCGCCTCGTCGATGGCGCCGGGCATCGACGCCGCCTTCGGCGTCAGGATCACCTCAGCGCCGTAGGCGCGCATGGTGTCGATGCGTTCCTGGCTGGAGTTTTCCGGCATCACCAGGATCATCTTGTAACCCATCATGGTCGCCGCCATCGCCAGCGCGATGCCGGTGTTGCCGCTGGTCGGCTCGATCAGGGTGTCACCGGGCTTGATCTCGCCGCGCGCCTCGGCGTGGCGGATCATCGACAGTGCCGGCCTGTCCTTTACCGAACCGGCCGGGTTGTTGCCCTCCAGCTTGACCAGCACCACGTTGCTGCTGTTGCCCGGCAGGCGCTTGAGGCGCACCAGCGGGGTGTTACCGACGAAATCTTCGAGATGTTTGAATACGGGCAGGGTCATTGGCGTCTCCTAGTGCGCCGCATTATACCGGCTTGCACCCCGCTGTCGCCGCCCCGCAGCCTGGCCTGCCGCGCCAGCATCGACAATCACGATACAGATCAAGCACTTGCCATCGGCGTGGCTTTTGGAATTTTGACTACCTTGAATATAACCAGATGCACCATGCCGCCGGCGCGTTCAGGGCAGCGCATGCAGCGGCTTCTGCAGCGTGATCAGCCACAGCTCGGTCGCCTCGCGATTGGGCGCGATGGCGACACGGGCGCCATCCTGGCGCTGGCCCGCCAGGTTCTGCAGCTGGCCAGCGGCGACCTGCAGCTGTGCCAGCTTGGCGGCACTGCCTTGCACCTCGCTGCGCACGCCGAAGTCGTTGTCGTTGATCAGCGCCAGCTGGTTGTTCTCCACCAGCGTCAGCCCTTCCGCCTTTTCCGCGCTCCAGCCCAAGGCGCGCAGGTCCAGCGCCAGCGTCCGTCGCGCCAACTGGATGCCGGCCGCCGCCAGCATCGCGTCGTCGCCATACTCCAGCGCCCGGCCGTCGGCCAGCGTCTTGCCGTCCAGTGCCGTGGCCGTGGCCAGGTCGATCAGCGTGATGTCGTTGTGCATCCGCTTGTCCTGGTCCTTGCCCTGTTCGATCACCGCGAAGCGGCTGTCGGACAGCGCCACGATGTCGCCCAGCTTCATGTCGCCGGCCTTGCTGTAGTGCGCCGGCACCGGATAGCCGAACTGGCGCACCGCGCCGCTGGCCGGGTCCAGCTCGACGATGCGGCTGAAGCGCGCGCGGTGGCGGGTGCGGCCATCGACATCCAGCGTGCTCTGCACGATGGCGACCACCTTGCCGGACGGCGTCACGGTGACGCCTTCAAAGCCGCGGTTGGGCTGCCGCGCGGCGAGGATGGCCGGCAGGCCGCTACCCGGCGCATAGCGCTGCCGGATCTCGCCACTGGCGGCATCGACCCGGGCGAGAAACGGGCCGTACTCGTCCACCAGCCACAGGTTGCCCTGCTTGTCCGCGGCGATGCCCTCCGGATCGAAGCCCAGCGTGTCGTACGGCAGCGGCTGCAGTTTTTCATCGAGACCTATTTCACCGCTGGCGCCCACCGCCCCCTGCGGTAGCGGCCGGCCGCTGATGGCACGCCCGGCTTCGCGCAGCGGCAGCATGCGGCCAACCTTGACCGCCTCCGCCAGCGACACGCGCAGTTGCACCACCGTCGGCACAAAGGACGGCACCGGGAACAGCTTGCTGGCGTAGCGCGTGCCGCCATTCAGCACCTCCGGCGAGTCGGCATTCGGGCCGCGATCGGTCACCGCCCAGAATTCCAACGCCGCACTGCCCTTTTCATAACCCTTGAAGCTCAGCGCCGAGCCCACCGCCAGCGGCAGGCTGCCATCGAAGGCCGCGGCATCGGCACCGCGATAGGCGAGCGCCGGTGCGCTGACCTCATAGCGCTCCACCGCTGCCACCGCCGGATGCGACACCGGCAACAGGGTGAATGGCGCGGCCAGCGCTGGCATGGCCAGCCCGGCAAACAGCACAGCAAGAGAACGGCGCATAAGGAATCCCATCCGGTATCGTCAGAAAGACGTCACGCTAGCGCAATGCCGTGACAGCACCATGACAGCCGCAAACGACAAAGCCCCATCCGGAGGACGGGGCTTGCGGGCGGCAAGGCGCGGGGCTCAGCCCTGGCGCGCGATCAGCCAGTCCACGTAGCGGTCTACGCCCTGCTCCACGGTCAGCATCGGCGCGTCGTAGCCCGCTTCGCGCAGCTTGCCGATGTCGGCCTGGGTGAAGCTCTGGTACTTACCTTTCAGCGCCTCCGGGAATTCGATGTACTCCAGGATGCCCTGCTGCACCAGCTCTGCCAGCGTCAGCGCCGGCTTGCCCTCGTGGCGGCGGCAGGCGTTGACGGTGGCGACCGCCACGTCGTTGAACGGCTGCGCACGGCCGGAGCCGAGGTTGAAGATGCCGGACTTGTCCGGATTGTCGAGGAAGAACAGGTTGACGTTGACCACGTCCTCCACCGACACGAAGTCGCGGCTCTGGCTGCCGTTGTCCCAGCCGTCGTAACCGCCGAACAGCTTGACCTTGCCGGATTCGCGGTACTGGTTGAAGTTGTGGAACGCTACCGACGCCATGCGTCCCTTGTGCTGCTCCTGCGCGCCGTAAACATTAAAGTAGCGGAAGCCGGCCACCTGCGCGGTGAGGCCCTCCTTCATGCGGCGGCGCAGCACCTGGTCGAACAGGAACTTGGAATAGCCGTAGACATTGAGCGGGCCTTCATGCTGGCGCTCTTCCTTGAACACGCTGCCCTTGCCGTAGGTGGCGGCGCTGGACGCGTACAGGAACGGGACTTCTTCCGCCTGGCAGAATTCGAACAGCTCCAGCGTGTACTGGTAGTTGTTCTCCATCATGTACTTGCCGTCGTGGTTCATGGTGTCCGAGCAGGCCCCCTGGTGCAGGATGGCGCGGATCTCACCGTCGAAATCACCGCTGCCGATCAGGCTGATGAAGTCCTGCTTGTCGAGGTAGTCGCTGATCTCGCAGTTCACCAGGTTGATGAACTTGTCGCCGCGGGTCAGGTTGTCGACGGCGATGATGTCGGTTTCGCCGCGGGCATTGAGCGCCTTGATGATGTTGGAGCCGATAAAGCCGGCAGCGCCGGTCACCACGATGGTCATAGCATTTCCTTTAGGAAGTCAGAACGAGCTCCCCGGCTGGGCCAGAAACTGCAGCTCGTCCGCGGTAGAGGGGCGTCCCAGCGCGACATTGCGGTGGGGAAAGCGGCCAAAGCGGGCAATCACCTCGCGATGGCGGTGGGCGTAGTCGACGACACTGGCGCGTTCGGGGCTGTCCGGCGGCAGGCTTTCGAAGCGGCGTACCGCCTCGTGCTGGTCGGCCAGCGCTTCGCTGTGCTCCAGCGGCAGATAGAAGAACCAGCGTGCCACCGGTGGCAGTTGCTGCTCCAGCCCGGCAGCCAGCGCCGCTTTGGCCACCGTCCGCGCCGTCGCATCCAGCGCAAACGCCTGCGCCTCGCCGCGGAACAGGTTGCGCGAGAACTGGTCGGCCACGATCAGCCATGCCAGCACCGCGTGCGTGTCGGCCGGGTCCGGCAGCAGTTCGCCAGCGGCGGCGCGTTGCCACAGCGGCAAGAAACGCTGGCGGATGGCGCCGTCGAAGGCGGCATCCTTGCGGAACCAGGCGCTGCGGCTCGCGGCCAGCTGCGCGTCGTCCGTACCCTCAAACCAGAACTGCAATACCTGCGTCGCCCAGTCCGTCATCGCTGCCTCGCCTTACATTACAGTGCAAACAGTTCGCGCTGGTGGCACACGGCGGTGCCCAGCTTGGCCACCACGATGCCGGCGGCGGCATTGGCCAGCCGCATCGCCAGCGGCAGCTCCAGACCTGCGGCCAACATCAGGCCCAGGGTGCCGATCACTGTATCCCCGGCACCGGACACGTCGTACACCTCCTGCGCCAGCGTCGGTTCGTGCA
This region includes:
- the cysM gene encoding cysteine synthase CysM, with translation MTLPVFKHLEDFVGNTPLVRLKRLPGNSSNVVLVKLEGNNPAGSVKDRPALSMIRHAEARGEIKPGDTLIEPTSGNTGIALAMAATMMGYKMILVMPENSSQERIDTMRAYGAEVILTPKAASMPGAIDEARRMEALGVGRILDQFGNPDNPLSHLEGTGPEIWRDTAGTVTHFVSSMGTTGTIMGTSAYLKQQNPAIRIIGVQPQSGSQIPGIRKWEDEYLPKICDFSRIDELLLVDQQTAEDTARQLAREEGILAGPSSGGALAVALRLNQQLENAVIVSIVCDRGDRYLSTGLFS
- a CDS encoding esterase-like activity of phytase family protein, which produces MRRSLAVLFAGLAMPALAAPFTLLPVSHPAVAAVERYEVSAPALAYRGADAAAFDGSLPLAVGSALSFKGYEKGSAALEFWAVTDRGPNADSPEVLNGGTRYASKLFPVPSFVPTVVQLRVSLAEAVKVGRMLPLREAGRAISGRPLPQGAVGASGEIGLDEKLQPLPYDTLGFDPEGIAADKQGNLWLVDEYGPFLARVDAASGEIRQRYAPGSGLPAILAARQPNRGFEGVTVTPSGKVVAIVQSTLDVDGRTRHRARFSRIVELDPASGAVRQFGYPVPAHYSKAGDMKLGDIVALSDSRFAVIEQGKDQDKRMHNDITLIDLATATALDGKTLADGRALEYGDDAMLAAAGIQLARRTLALDLRALGWSAEKAEGLTLVENNQLALINDNDFGVRSEVQGSAAKLAQLQVAAGQLQNLAGQRQDGARVAIAPNREATELWLITLQKPLHALP
- the ndk gene encoding nucleoside-diphosphate kinase, which gives rise to MAIERTLSIIKPDAVAKNVIGKIYDRFESAGLKVVAAKLKQLSRAEAEGFYAVHKERPFFNDLVSFMISGPVMIQALEGENAVLKNRELMGATDPKKAEAGTIRADFADSIDANAVHGSDSLENAAIEVAYFFAATEICAR
- the rfaD gene encoding ADP-glyceromanno-heptose 6-epimerase, whose translation is MTIVVTGAAGFIGSNIIKALNARGETDIIAVDNLTRGDKFINLVNCEISDYLDKQDFISLIGSGDFDGEIRAILHQGACSDTMNHDGKYMMENNYQYTLELFEFCQAEEVPFLYASSAATYGKGSVFKEERQHEGPLNVYGYSKFLFDQVLRRRMKEGLTAQVAGFRYFNVYGAQEQHKGRMASVAFHNFNQYRESGKVKLFGGYDGWDNGSQSRDFVSVEDVVNVNLFFLDNPDKSGIFNLGSGRAQPFNDVAVATVNACRRHEGKPALTLAELVQQGILEYIEFPEALKGKYQSFTQADIGKLREAGYDAPMLTVEQGVDRYVDWLIARQG
- a CDS encoding SPOR domain-containing protein: MNPTPQERAPGGDSGLSPQIKKRIAIASGLVLVALAAIPIIDSFNPPATPPTPASTPISSGRIIQKDSSDSASLSLSAIDSSAPLDASAAVSASAPAGSSPLAPAPGSPAGVTTLTPPQIQTPQPRTPAVANSKALPDSTAKSSSTTAPPRSEPPRRDSTVPVPGIATAPPPAPAIRVPLAEKPPVPLRLPTPSIAPQGSSFGYQVQLGLFSSPDNAEKLVADLKKRGITARTETRVQLGPFRTRAEAEEAMQRLRALGYQPLLIPAGQR
- a CDS encoding DUF924 family protein, which produces MTDWATQVLQFWFEGTDDAQLAASRSAWFRKDAAFDGAIRQRFLPLWQRAAAGELLPDPADTHAVLAWLIVADQFSRNLFRGEAQAFALDATARTVAKAALAAGLEQQLPPVARWFFYLPLEHSEALADQHEAVRRFESLPPDSPERASVVDYAHRHREVIARFGRFPHRNVALGRPSTADELQFLAQPGSSF
- the zapE gene encoding cell division protein ZapE: MSPKTWYQAASQQPGFIHDAAQAAAIERLDELWQTLVEFKDKRNRFLGRSLRKPEVPRGLYFWGGVGRGKSFLMDAFFGCVPYNRKRRVHFHHFMAEIHKQLRTVSNEADPLKTVAARIARDVRLLCFDEFHVSDIADAMILGRLFAALFEQGIICVMTSNYPPDKLYPNGLMRSNFLPTIALLQQHLEVINVDGGNDYRLRELTREPLFHVPADADAEAKMQDMFERLAGAAGELELALTVLGRDIPLKRHAPGVIWFDFRAICDGPRAQTDYLEIASEYHTVFVSGIPQLAVRDASMARRFTWLVDVFYDHRVKLVASSAVAPELIYTEGPQASEFFRTASRLTEMQSRTYLELPHLVDDFKIADGITET
- the rlmN gene encoding 23S rRNA (adenine(2503)-C(2))-methyltransferase RlmN; the encoded protein is MKTNLLDFNLPQLTDHFAAMGEKPFRAKQIMRWMHQMGEADFDAMTDIAKSLRAKLHDCAIVGVPDLMVSQESEDGTRKWLLDVGTGNGVETVFIPEDDRGTLCISSQVGCALECTFCSTGRQGFNRNLSTAEIIGQLWWANKAMGVTPKNERVVSNVVMMGMGEPLANFDNVVSALQIMLDDHGYGLSRRRVTVSTSGMVPQMDRLKEACPVALAVSLHASNDRIRDEIVPLNKKYPLKELMAACQRYLVKAPRDFITFEYVMLDGVNDRPEHARELIALVRDVPCKFNLIPFNPFPNSGYERSSNNAIRNFREILQEAGFIVTVRKTRGDDIDAACGQLAGQVQDKTRRQEKWIRIAEEKDQ